A single Metarhizium brunneum chromosome 5, complete sequence DNA region contains:
- the CAB2 gene encoding Phosphopantothenate--cysteine ligase CAB2, with product MASSSSSSPPSDEDVYFSTNPPPRSLEEHTRLAASFINTHALASRRVVLITSGGTTVPLEKQTVRFIDNFSAGTRGATSAEYFLEAGYAVVFLHRQFSLLPYSRHFSHSKDCFLDFLSPGPTGQVEWRAGHDAAKVRDVLAKYRRARDANMLLMIPFVTIGDYLHELRALSRLMRPLGPRGLLYLAAAVSDFFVPPERMAEHKIQSTDAVVAAVRAEDTDEEFDNFDASPRVPRSKRLVIDLDPVPKFLKNLVDGWAPQGMIVSYKLETDPALLVRKARYSLDRYQHHLVIGNLLSTRKWEVVFVSPGRADAWLRVPPPPSSMPAGWGDAEGRPLRADELPREDPDTEIEKLIIPAVAELHDAHIGR from the coding sequence atggcctcgtcgtcctcgtcctctccCCCCTCCGACGAGGACGTCTACTTCTCCACCAACCCGCCGCCGCGCTCCCTCGAGGAACACACgcgcctcgccgcctccttcaTCAACACGCACGCCCTCGCCTCCCGCCGCGTGGTGCTCATCACGTCGGGCGGCACCACGGTGCCCCTCGAGAAGCAGACGGTCCGCTTCATCGACAACTTCTCGGCGGGCACCCGCGGGGCCACGTCGGCCGAGTActtcctcgaggccggctacgccgtcgtcttcctgCACCGCCAGTTCAGCCTGCTCCCCTACTCGCGCCACTTCTCCCACTCCAAGGACTGCTTCCTCGACTTCCTGAGCCCCGGGCCCACGGGCCAGGTCGAGTGGCGCGCCGGTcacgacgccgccaaggtGCGCGACGTGCTGGCCAAGTACCGCCGCGCCCGCGACGCCAACATGCTGCTCATGATCCCCTTCGTCACCATCGGCGACTACCTGCACGAGCTGCGCGCCCTGTCGCGCCTCATGCGGCCCCTCGGGCCCCGGGGCCTGCTGTacctggccgccgccgtgtccGACTTTTTCGTGCCGCCGGAGCGCATGGCCGAGCACAAGATCCAGTCCACCGACGCTGTCGTGGCCGCAGTCAGGGCCGAGGACACGGACGAGGAGTTTGACAACTTCGACGCCTCGCCGCGCGTCCCCCGCTCCAAGCGCCTCGTCATCGACCTCGACCCCGTGCCCAAGTTCCTCAAGAACCTCGTCGACGGATGGGCGCCCCAGGGCATGATCGTCTCGTACAAGCTCGAGACGGACCCGGCCCTCCTCGTCCGCAAGGCGCGCTACTCGCTCGACCGCTACCAGCACCacctcgtcatcggcaaCCTGCTGTCCACGCGCAAGTGGGAGGTGGTCTTTGTCAGCCCCGGCCGCGCCGACGCCTGGCTGCgcgtgccgccgccgccctcgtccaTGCCCGCCGGATGGGGGGACGCCGAGGGCCGGCCCCTGCGCGCCGACGAGCTGCCGCGCGAGGATCCCGACACCGAGATTGAGAAGCTGATTATTccggccgtggccgagctgcATGACGCGCATATCGGGAggtag